The Bradysia coprophila strain Holo2 chromosome IV, BU_Bcop_v1, whole genome shotgun sequence genome includes a region encoding these proteins:
- the LOC119085889 gene encoding ran GTPase-activating protein: MSGFNFSDFANALSETKLSGVSFVGQAKNWGTVAEAKDLIDAINKCQKLDYLNLEGNTLGVDAANGIADALAKHPEFKQALWKDLFTGRLKTEIPLALRSLGNGMITAGANLAVLDCSDNALGPNGMTGLVDLLKSRTCFSLQELKLNNCGLGIAGGKMLAQALTECHAASLTAGTPLKLKVFIAGRNRLENDGAKALAKIFGVIQTLEEVAMPQNGIYHPGITALSDAFKLNPDLRILNLNDNTITAKGAKPLADAMELMEKLEDVNLGDCLLKTAGAIYIAEALQEGHQHLEVLNLGFNEIGPDGGLAIAASLENKLHIKDVQLNGNQFGSECRDQILEFMMQYERSDALGALDEDDSDAEDEVEEEEDDEYADEETEDGEDYDGEYVASDDENYQSGINYSNVSEGNDTFHSSRNVSLLSHPTDSPALNNFSLNNLNDSVAFVAEEGRPNTVETFCNTTVPTLAMFNALEENDKVLAFKTFLHSIPKEDYLVYMVFSILKCSTISKESNDALEVAQVLYKECFEYAEKTNQLKRVTNFFLYQLGLLKHEDKSFHLIFNVDACRSALQYAIKQNSLPSEISNTFQVFFNNS, translated from the exons ATGTCGGGTTTCAATTTTAGTGACTTTGCCAATGCCTTGTCCGAAACAAAGTTGTCCGGAGTGAGTTTTGTTGGACAAGCAAAAAATTGGGGAACAGTTGCCGAAG CCAAAGATCTCATCGATGCTATAAACAAATGCCAAAAGCTTGACTATTTGAATCTTGAGGGCAATACACTTGGTGTTGATGCTGCAAATGGTATTGCTGATGCTTTGGCGAAACATCCAGAATTCAAGCAAGCATTGTGGAAAGATCTGTTCACCGGTCGCCTTAAAACCGAGATTCCACTAGCTCTTCGAAGTCTTGGAAATGGAATGATTACTGCTGGTGCTAATCTGGCAGTTTTAGATTGCAGTGACAATGCATTGGGACCGAACGGAATGACTGGTTTAGTGGATCTGTTGAAAAGTCGCACGTGCTTTTCATTGCAG GAATTGAAGCTGAACAATTGTGGATTGGGAATTGCTGGTGGTAAGATGTTAGCTCAAGCTCTCACCGAATGTCATGCGGCTAGCTTAACGGCTGGCACtccattgaaattgaaagtgttcattGCCGGTCGAAATCGGCTCGAAAACGATGGTGCTAAAGCTCTGGCCAAAATATTCGGAGTCATTCAGACCCTGGAAGAGGTGGCAATGCCTCAAAATGGAATCTATCATCCCGGCATCACTGCATTATCGGATGCGTTCAAACTGAATCCGGATCTGCGAATTCTAAATTTGAACGACAACACCATCACCGCAAAGGGTGCCAAACCGTTAGCCGATGCCATGgaattaatggaaaaattgGAGGACGTAAATCTCGGCGATTGTTTGCTGAAGACGGCTGGTGCTATTTACATTGCAGAGGCGCTACAAGAGGGACACCAACATTTGGAG GTGCTCAATCTTGGCTTCAACGAAATCGGGCCAGACGGTGGGTTGGCCATTGCGGCTTCGCTCGAAAACAAGCTACACATTAAGGACGTTCAGCTTAACGGTAATCAA TTCGGCTCCGAATGTCGTGATCAAATTCTCGAATTCATGATGCAGTACGAGAGAAGCGATGCTCTTGGTGCGCTAGATGAGGACGATTCCGATGCTGAGGACgaagtagaagaagaagaagacgacgAATATGCCGACGAGGAAACCGAGGACGGCGAAGACTACGATGGAGAATATGTTGCGTCGGACGATGAGAACTATCAAAGCGGCATCAATTATTCGAACGTCAGCGAGGGCAACGACACATTTCACAGCAGCCGAAATGTTTCGCTTTTGTCACATCCCACCGACTCACCAGCACTCAACAATTTCAGTTTGAACAATTTGAATGATAGTGTGGCCTTCGTTGCTGAAGAGGGTCGACCGAATACGGTGGAAACATTTTGCAACACAACCGTTCCTACATTGGCCATGTTCAACGCATTGGAGGAAAATGATAAAGTCCTTGcgttcaaaacatttttacat AGCATTCCCAAAGAAGATTACCTCGTTTACATGGTATTCTCGATCCTCAAATGCTCGACCATTTCAAAGGAATCCAATGATGCGCTAGAAGTCGCACAGGTGCTGTACAAAGAGTGCTTTGAGTATGCTGAGAAAACGAACCAGCTGAAACGAGTCacgaatttctttttatatcaATTGGGTCTACTGAAGCATGAAGACAAATCGTTCCATTTAATATTCAACGTCGATGCATGCCGGTCAGCTCTGCAGTATGCCATCAAACAGAATTCACTGCCATCGGAAATATCAAATACATTTCAAGtgtttttcaataattccTAA
- the LOC119085890 gene encoding cilia- and flagella-associated protein 299-like → MDKFDERELLNYDTYDDYLDSFVQSDDMFYLRNSEMARMVAALGLRSSTEVLTKKQFYHKREIVRESLFPRRKPHILFSSHCRSEDPLLLELAERERPNRVGKITTIISIKGRQSNGDEISGFIDYEESLRKTILEFDEDATDWYEIFKENKRIMPTMSDLGYYNWSSGFSVLNGSKNFRAIADPNQGLIFESKNDRRRISTDPLKNPGHSSTRTVVENSNYDHVILFDHVVRAKL, encoded by the exons ATGGATAAGTTTGACGAGAGAGAACTGCTGAACTACGACACATATGACGATTATTTGGATTCATTTGTGCAAAGCGACGACATGTTTTATCTGAGAAACAGTGAAATGGCTCGTATGGTCGCAGCGTTAGGATTAAG atcatcgactgaagttcTTACCAAAAAGCAATTCTACCACAAAAGAGAAATCGTTCGAGAGTCATTGTTCCCACGCCGCAAGCCTCACATTTTGTTCAGCTCTCATTGTCGTTCAGAAGATCCATTGCTGCTTGAATTGGCCGAACGAGAGCGCCCGAATCGAGTCGGAAAGATAACT ACCATCATTTCGATAAAAGGTCGCCAATCGAATGGGGACGAAATATCTGGCTTTATTGATTACGAAGAAAGTCTCAGGAAGACCATATTGGAATTCGATGAAGATGCAACCGATTGGTATGAAATATTCAAGGAAAACAAACGAATTATGCCGACAATGAGTGATTTAGG ATACTACAACTGGAGCTCGGGTTTTTCAGTTTTGAATGGCTCCAAAAACTTTAGGGCTATCGCTGATCCGAACCAaggtttgatttttgaaagcAAAAACGATCGACGTCGCATTTCCACCgatccattgaaaaatcctGGTCACAGCAGTACGAGAACGGTCGTTGAGAACAGCAATTACGATCACGTTATTTTGTTTGACCACGTCGTTAGGGCAAAACTATAG
- the LOC119085891 gene encoding uncharacterized protein LOC119085891, with the protein MTSSQQNNNFKQKVFCMNNNPPIEVSGLDHSLMKFSSKIKPDEATIKTHRGYAQRIVEVLKTNSSYDIDRFMFAGSFGKRTNVLQSDADCVFFINNENPPYDKVITEFYAICNRPEVKNSFNSYVVEMKRNSINFKINGLEMDVVIATNFVNHLKKGQSLAHVQQKEVLQLIKLNPTENCYKYSTSLAEATVYFMKTRVSFANEMARIAKYWFKSLGDEFKNISGASTFIELVAVYAARKGRHGNRKFNPYLKSFIRFLDNLMNFERLNVSFNRCNAMFKEHPPGDSKVPRVIDPVDPYNNFASYWHGSTSEIETLKNHAASTMDRLHDLVLNSRCDNGSDVVETLFN; encoded by the exons ATGACATCATcccaacaaaataataatttcaagcAGAAAGTGTTTTGTATGAACAACAATCCGCCCATAGAGGTTAGTGGGTTGGATCACTCGCTGatgaaattttcgtcaaaaataAAACCTGATGAGGCTACTATTAAAACGCATCGTGGCTACGCGCAAAGA aTTGTTGAGGTCTTGAAAACCAACAGCAGTTACGACATCGACAGATTTATGTTCGCTGGAAGTTTTGGCAAGCGGACAAATGTTTTACAATCCGATGCcgattgtgtttttttcattaataacGAAAACCCACCTTACGACAAAGTAATTACAGAATTTTACGCGATTTGTAACAGACCGGAAGTGAAAAATTCGTTCAATTCCTACGTTGTCGAGATGAAGCGAAATTCAATCAACTTCAAAATCAACGGCCTTGAAATGGATGTGGTTATAGCCACCAACTTCGTAAACCACTTGAAGAAAGGCCAATCCTTGGCTCATGTTCAGCAAAAAGAAGTCTTGCAGCTGATCAAATTGAATCCAACCGAAAACTGTTACAAGTACAGCACTTCGTTAGCTGAGGCGActgtttattttatgaaaactcGAGTTAGTTTCGCTAACGAAATGGCCCGCATTGCCAAATATTGGTTTAAATCTCTCGGAGATGAGTTTAAGAATATTTCTGGAGCAAGCACTTTCATCGAATTGGTTGCAGTGTATGCTGCAAGGAAAGGACGCCATGGCAACAGGAAATTCAATCCTTACTTGAAGTCGTTTATTCGATTCCTGGATAATCTGATGAATTTCGAACGACTCAATGTGTCGTTTAACAGATGTAACGCCATGTTCAAGGAACATCCACCCGGCGACAGTAAAGTGCCCCGTGTCATCGATCCGGTTGATCCATATAATAATTTCGCGAGTTACTGGCATGGAAGTACTAGCGAAATAGAAACTCTTAAAAATCACGCTGCTTCGACAATGGATCGATTGCATGATTTAGTGTTGAATTCACGGTGTGACAATGGAAGTGATGTGGTTGAAactttgtttaattaa
- the LOC119085892 gene encoding cilia- and flagella-associated protein 299-like yields MDAFDDRKLLAYDTYEEYLDSFIVTDDIFYLRNRDFARTNAALGYRTSTAILTRQAFLTQREAVYESIFPSRKPHILYSAHYHKNDEFLQELSLRERSNRVGMMTTIISMRHRKPNGEEISGFIDFAESLTKCMESVEDARIDWYAVFNYSKRVWPTKHDLGYFNWSTGYSCMNDSKHFKAITDPHLGLIFESRNDRHRILMDPLAECSRGTTRTKIDTPNYAYVVLFDHVVRNRP; encoded by the exons ATGGATGCATTCGACGATAGAAAACTATTGGCTTACGATACTTATGAAGAGTATTTGGACTCATTTATCGTCACAGACGATATATTTTACTTAAGAAATCGAGATTTTGCTCGAACGAACGCTGCATTAGGTTACAG AACATCCACGGCAATCTTAACCCGACAAGCATTTTTAACGCAAAGAGAAGCCGTTTATGAATCAATTTTCCCTTCGAGGAAGCCTCATATTTTATATAGTGCACATTACCACAAAAACGATGAATTTTTGCAAGAGCTATCGTTGCGCGAACGTTCGAATCGAGTCGGGATGATGACG ACTATTATATCGATGAGACACCGTAAGCCAAATGGTGAGGAAATCTCAGGTTTCATTGACTTTGCGGAGAGTTTGACGAAATGCATGGAATCGGTCGAAGATGCTCGTATTGATTGGTATGCCGTTTTCAATTATTCGAAACGAGTATGGCCGACGAAACATGATTTGGG TTATTTCAATTGGAGTACTGGCTACAGTTGTATGAACGATAGCAAACATTTTAAGGCAATCACAGATCCACATTTGGGATTAATTTTTGAGAGTCGAAACGATAGACATCGCATTTTAATGGATCCATTGGCGGAATGTTCCAGAGGAACAACaagaacaaaaattgacaCTCCAAATTATGCTTATGTTGTACTGTTCGACCATGTCGTTAGAAATAGACCttaa